The genomic stretch GGTAAGGTCATATAATCACCGTAGAGAGCGCGCAAATATACGTCCACGTTCGCCGGAGCTTGCACACGCAAGCCAGCAAAATCTATCTCTCTAGTTGGGAACAATGTGCTCTCATCCATCGGAAGCTGCCCAAACCCAGGCGCGCAATACCATGAATGTGATGCGACACGCGGTTTTGCGGTCTTACAAAACCATTTGAAGATAAATCTTTGTGGAACTAGTTTCAACAAAAAATGTATAACATTAAATACCCCTTGCAGAATCCAACGAAAACGAATCTGGGAAGGAACGTGAGGGTGGGCGAAACCCTTTAAATAAGATAGCTTTTGCCAAAATTCTGTGCCCCGTAATTGCAATTTTCCCCGGAACCAGTTCTGATCTACCTGGAAATATGGAAATATATCCAAGAAGATTCCTTGATAGGCACCAGCTTCTACAGCGTTATCGTCCTCAAAGCGCGTACCGTCAATATAAACTTTTGTCCAGAGCGCTGTGAAATTCGGGGTATTTTCGCAAGAATGTAGTGTATATCCCGAAGGTAAATGCTTTGGCGCTAGTTCTAGGAATCTAACGTAATCTTCAAACGGCATTCCAATATCAATATCATCATCCCAGGGAATAAACCCCCCGTGACGCACCGCACCTAAACAAGTGCCGCTGTCGATAAAATAAACAAGATTATGCTTTTCACATAACTGCGAAACTACCCGCAGTAGTTCAATTTCGCGTTCCTGTAATTTTTCCAAAACCCCAGGGGGATACTCAGAAGTTTGCATGATTACTCGATTTAGTCTTAAACGTATTTTGCCTTTGTTGCATGTGGGATCCTCTGTTCCACCGGAGGGAGTTCACGCCAGTTACCGAAACGGCCAGTTAGCACTTTCTCCGGATTTGCAGGAATGGGGAACATATGGTCTTCAAAAGAGGCATAAGACACCGGGAATATGTCGTTTTTATTAATTGGTTTCCGACATTCATCTCCAAGTATTTGGAAAAATACTTCTGAGCCACAAGGATTATTAATTTTCTGCGCCAAAGAATCCATCTTTGAAGCAATAGCAAATCTGTTAAGCACCCTCTTCAATGGCGCTAACGACTTCTTTAATAAGACACGGAAACGAGATTCTCCAGCGTCAGGATTCATATTTGCAACTGAGATTAAAAACTCTAACGGCTTAAGGAGCAAAAATATTATTTTCACCTTCCAGGTTAGAGCCTTAGCGCTTTCATAAGGAAAGATGTCTACCCACAGCCCATGCGGTATTGCATTATCGTAATAATCAAGAAACGCAACAGTTCTCGAATCAACCAATTTAAACCAGCAATTAGGAAACGTCTTATCACGCGGCGTTATTAAAGTGTGCGCAAAAGCTTTCGGATTCGATT from Vaginimicrobium propionicum encodes the following:
- a CDS encoding phosphorylcholine transferase LicD, producing the protein MQTSEYPPGVLEKLQEREIELLRVVSQLCEKHNLVYFIDSGTCLGAVRHGGFIPWDDDIDIGMPFEDYVRFLELAPKHLPSGYTLHSCENTPNFTALWTKVYIDGTRFEDDNAVEAGAYQGIFLDIFPYFQVDQNWFRGKLQLRGTEFWQKLSYLKGFAHPHVPSQIRFRWILQGVFNVIHFLLKLVPQRFIFKWFCKTAKPRVASHSWYCAPGFGQLPMDESTLFPTREIDFAGLRVQAPANVDVYLRALYGDYMTLPPVSERRNHVPEILDFGDGVNVMDSKF
- a CDS encoding phosphorylcholine transferase LicD, with translation MAEDDTEYISASEAKKIELNILKEFDKLCTEHGLRYVLSYGTLLGAMRHGGFIPWDDDIDVCMPREDYEKLYDLWKSNPKAFAHTLITPRDKTFPNCWFKLVDSRTVAFLDYYDNAIPHGLWVDIFPYESAKALTWKVKIIFLLLKPLEFLISVANMNPDAGESRFRVLLKKSLAPLKRVLNRFAIASKMDSLAQKINNPCGSEVFFQILGDECRKPINKNDIFPVSYASFEDHMFPIPANPEKVLTGRFGNWRELPPVEQRIPHATKAKYV